A region of Arabidopsis thaliana chromosome 5, partial sequence DNA encodes the following proteins:
- a CDS encoding UDP-Glycosyltransferase superfamily protein, translating into MAKENTKTLSFVVSSFRTSTSRRLSISRLLATANLPTIWNLSLRGSSSKVHIVNPRHRKSHALHCLRSEGHEEFDNSQKSLGQSSITKEAKHKDIWNLFREAQKNIMILNKQRLAAVDELEQLKKDKEELLERINQLEAESQIVIKKDKSSLFWELLLRIDSMVINGLVNIEEASSMRKLVKEHEANISVFPLDVLQQGDAEILAELRRFTNKGKRNGLHVIHICTEMAPLVSVGPLASYITGLSCALQEEGYMVEVILPKYSTLDLDEIEGLREIEADAYSYFDGQLHANRIWNGVVSGIGVTLIQPVYYSSMFSRDKVYGYQDDFDRFAYFSRASLDYIAKSGKQPDVLHIHNWQTAIVGPLFWDVFVNQGLEGTRILLTCQDFDKGLVPPEKLELCGLDPAELHRLDRLQDNTNPHFVNILKGGVVYSNKVVIMSSSHSSIPGLEPTLAIHKDKLFFAPFGMDNSMEKDLCCDLHVSAYTSIKNL; encoded by the exons ATGGCGAAAGAAAACACGAAGACGCTCTCGTTTGTGGTTTCAAGTTTCAGAACAAGCACGAGTCGCCGCCTGAGTATATCACGACTTTTAG CAACGGCGAATCTTCCGACGATATGGAATCTGTCGCTTCGTGGGTCATCCTCTAAAGTCCATATAGTGAACCCTAGGCATCGAAAGTCTCACGCGCTTCATTGTTTGAG ATCAGAAGGGCATGAAGAGTTTGACAATTCTCAG AAAAGTCTTGGACAATCTTCTAttacaaaagaagcaaaacataagGACATATGGAACCTCTTTAGAGAAGctcaaaaaa ATATAATGATCTTAAACAAACAACGCCTAGCTGCAGTTGACGAGTTAGAACAgctaaagaaagataaagaggAATTGTTAGAGAGGATAAACCAATTGGAGGCAGAAAGTCAGATTGTAATCAAGAAAG ATAAGTCGTCTCTATTCTGGGAGTTGCTTCTCCGTATTGATTCTATGGTTATCAATGGACTAGTTAACATTGAAGAAGCTTCATCCATGAGAAAGCTGGTTAAAGAGCATGAAGCGAACATCTCTGTATTTCCTCTTGATGTCCTGCAACAAGGAGATGCCGAAATTCTAGCAGAACTTAGACGGTTCACAAATAAAGGCAAAAG GAATGGTCTCCATGTGATTCATATTTGCACCGAAATGGCTCCATTAGTTTCTGTTGGACCTTTGGCCTCATATATAACAGGATTGTCTTGTGCACTCCAAGAAGAGGGTTACATGGTTGAAGTTATATTGCCAAA ATATTCTACACTTGATTTGGACGAAATTGAAGGGCTTCGTGAAATCGAAGCCGATGCATATTCTTATTTTGATGGCCAGCTGCATGCAAACCGAATATGGAACGG AGTTGTCTCTGGAATAGGAGTGACACTTATTCAACCAGTGTATTACTCGTCAATGTTTAGCCGTGATAAAGTATACGGGTATCAGGACGATTTTGATAG ATTTGCATACTTCTCTCGTGCTTCATTGGATTACATTGCAAAATCTGGAAAGCAGCCTGATGTTTTACACATTCACAACTGGCAAACTGCAATAGTTGGACCGTTGTTTTGGgatgtttttgttaatcag GGACTTGAAGGTACTAGAATACTCTTGACATGCCAAGACTTTGACAAG GGTCTTGTACCTCCTGAAAAATTGGAGCTATGTGGGCTCGATCCAGCTGAACTTCACCGTCTTGATCGCTTACAAGATAACACAAATCCacattttgttaatattttgaag GGCGGTGTTGTCTACTCCAACAAAGTTGTAATAATGTCATCCTCACATAGCTCAATCCCTGGTCTCGAACCAACTTTAGCTATCCACAA GGACAAGTTGTTTTTTGCTCCCTTTGGAATGGACAACTCAATGGAGAAAGACTTGTGTTGTGACCTTCACGTCTCTGCATATACTTCCATTAAGAACCTATGA
- a CDS encoding UDP-Glycosyltransferase superfamily protein: MILNKQRLAAVDELEQLKKDKEELLERINQLEAESQIVIKKDKSSLFWELLLRIDSMVINGLVNIEEASSMRKLVKEHEANISVFPLDVLQQGDAEILAELRRFTNKGKRNGLHVIHICTEMAPLVSVGPLASYITGLSCALQEEGYMVEVILPKYSTLDLDEIEGLREIEADAYSYFDGQLHANRIWNGVVSGIGVTLIQPVYYSSMFSRDKVYGYQDDFDRFAYFSRASLDYIAKSGKQPDVLHIHNWQTAIVGPLFWDVFVNQGLEGTRILLTCQDFDKGLVPPEKLELCGLDPAELHRLDRLQDNTNPHFVNILKGGVVYSNKVVIMSSSHSSIPGLEPTLAIHKDKLFFAPFGMDNSMEKDLCCDLHVSAYTSIKNL; the protein is encoded by the exons ATGATCTTAAACAAACAACGCCTAGCTGCAGTTGACGAGTTAGAACAgctaaagaaagataaagaggAATTGTTAGAGAGGATAAACCAATTGGAGGCAGAAAGTCAGATTGTAATCAAGAAAG ATAAGTCGTCTCTATTCTGGGAGTTGCTTCTCCGTATTGATTCTATGGTTATCAATGGACTAGTTAACATTGAAGAAGCTTCATCCATGAGAAAGCTGGTTAAAGAGCATGAAGCGAACATCTCTGTATTTCCTCTTGATGTCCTGCAACAAGGAGATGCCGAAATTCTAGCAGAACTTAGACGGTTCACAAATAAAGGCAAAAG GAATGGTCTCCATGTGATTCATATTTGCACCGAAATGGCTCCATTAGTTTCTGTTGGACCTTTGGCCTCATATATAACAGGATTGTCTTGTGCACTCCAAGAAGAGGGTTACATGGTTGAAGTTATATTGCCAAA ATATTCTACACTTGATTTGGACGAAATTGAAGGGCTTCGTGAAATCGAAGCCGATGCATATTCTTATTTTGATGGCCAGCTGCATGCAAACCGAATATGGAACGG AGTTGTCTCTGGAATAGGAGTGACACTTATTCAACCAGTGTATTACTCGTCAATGTTTAGCCGTGATAAAGTATACGGGTATCAGGACGATTTTGATAG ATTTGCATACTTCTCTCGTGCTTCATTGGATTACATTGCAAAATCTGGAAAGCAGCCTGATGTTTTACACATTCACAACTGGCAAACTGCAATAGTTGGACCGTTGTTTTGGgatgtttttgttaatcag GGACTTGAAGGTACTAGAATACTCTTGACATGCCAAGACTTTGACAAG GGTCTTGTACCTCCTGAAAAATTGGAGCTATGTGGGCTCGATCCAGCTGAACTTCACCGTCTTGATCGCTTACAAGATAACACAAATCCacattttgttaatattttgaag GGCGGTGTTGTCTACTCCAACAAAGTTGTAATAATGTCATCCTCACATAGCTCAATCCCTGGTCTCGAACCAACTTTAGCTATCCACAA GGACAAGTTGTTTTTTGCTCCCTTTGGAATGGACAACTCAATGGAGAAAGACTTGTGTTGTGACCTTCACGTCTCTGCATATACTTCCATTAAGAACCTATGA
- a CDS encoding UDP-Glycosyltransferase superfamily protein: MMGRFRVFYLFKLHLLLPAVFYFVVPGKFCRRRLKLFQTMQATANLPTIWNLSLRGSSSKVHIVNPRHRKSHALHCLRSEGHEEFDNSQKSLGQSSITKEAKHKDIWNLFREAQKNIMILNKQRLAAVDELEQLKKDKEELLERINQLEAESQIVIKKDKSSLFWELLLRIDSMVINGLVNIEEASSMRKLVKEHEANISVFPLDVLQQGDAEILAELRRFTNKGKRNGLHVIHICTEMAPLVSVGPLASYITGLSCALQEEGYMVEVILPKYSTLDLDEIEGLREIEADAYSYFDGQLHANRIWNGVVSGIGVTLIQPVYYSSMFSRDKVYGYQDDFDRFAYFSRASLDYIAKSGKQPDVLHIHNWQTAIVGPLFWDVFVNQGLEGTRILLTCQDFDKGLVPPEKLELCGLDPAELHRLDRLQDNTNPHFVNILKGGVVYSNKVVIMSSSHSSIPGLEPTLAIHKDKLFFAPFGMDNSMEKDLCCDLHVSAYTSIKNL, from the exons ATGATGGGGCGTTTTCgtgttttctatttatttaagCTCCATTTATTATTACCGGctgttttctattttgtcGTTCCCGGTAAATTTTGCCGGcgaagattgaaacttttccAAACGATGCAAGCAACGGCGAATCTTCCGACGATATGGAATCTGTCGCTTCGTGGGTCATCCTCTAAAGTCCATATAGTGAACCCTAGGCATCGAAAGTCTCACGCGCTTCATTGTTTGAG ATCAGAAGGGCATGAAGAGTTTGACAATTCTCAG AAAAGTCTTGGACAATCTTCTAttacaaaagaagcaaaacataagGACATATGGAACCTCTTTAGAGAAGctcaaaaaa ATATAATGATCTTAAACAAACAACGCCTAGCTGCAGTTGACGAGTTAGAACAgctaaagaaagataaagaggAATTGTTAGAGAGGATAAACCAATTGGAGGCAGAAAGTCAGATTGTAATCAAGAAAG ATAAGTCGTCTCTATTCTGGGAGTTGCTTCTCCGTATTGATTCTATGGTTATCAATGGACTAGTTAACATTGAAGAAGCTTCATCCATGAGAAAGCTGGTTAAAGAGCATGAAGCGAACATCTCTGTATTTCCTCTTGATGTCCTGCAACAAGGAGATGCCGAAATTCTAGCAGAACTTAGACGGTTCACAAATAAAGGCAAAAG GAATGGTCTCCATGTGATTCATATTTGCACCGAAATGGCTCCATTAGTTTCTGTTGGACCTTTGGCCTCATATATAACAGGATTGTCTTGTGCACTCCAAGAAGAGGGTTACATGGTTGAAGTTATATTGCCAAA ATATTCTACACTTGATTTGGACGAAATTGAAGGGCTTCGTGAAATCGAAGCCGATGCATATTCTTATTTTGATGGCCAGCTGCATGCAAACCGAATATGGAACGG AGTTGTCTCTGGAATAGGAGTGACACTTATTCAACCAGTGTATTACTCGTCAATGTTTAGCCGTGATAAAGTATACGGGTATCAGGACGATTTTGATAG ATTTGCATACTTCTCTCGTGCTTCATTGGATTACATTGCAAAATCTGGAAAGCAGCCTGATGTTTTACACATTCACAACTGGCAAACTGCAATAGTTGGACCGTTGTTTTGGgatgtttttgttaatcag GGACTTGAAGGTACTAGAATACTCTTGACATGCCAAGACTTTGACAAG GGTCTTGTACCTCCTGAAAAATTGGAGCTATGTGGGCTCGATCCAGCTGAACTTCACCGTCTTGATCGCTTACAAGATAACACAAATCCacattttgttaatattttgaag GGCGGTGTTGTCTACTCCAACAAAGTTGTAATAATGTCATCCTCACATAGCTCAATCCCTGGTCTCGAACCAACTTTAGCTATCCACAA GGACAAGTTGTTTTTTGCTCCCTTTGGAATGGACAACTCAATGGAGAAAGACTTGTGTTGTGACCTTCACGTCTCTGCATATACTTCCATTAAGAACCTATGA
- a CDS encoding UDP-Glycosyltransferase superfamily protein (UDP-Glycosyltransferase superfamily protein; FUNCTIONS IN: starch synthase activity; EXPRESSED IN: 24 plant structures; EXPRESSED DURING: 15 growth stages; CONTAINS InterPro DOMAIN/s: Starch synthase, catalytic domain (InterPro:IPR013534); BEST Arabidopsis thaliana protein match is: starch synthase 4 (TAIR:AT4G18240.1).), translating into MQATANLPTIWNLSLHFSFCSVRSEFFRSEGHEEFDNSQKSLGQSSITKEAKHKDIWNLFREAQKNIMILNKQRLAAVDELEQLKKDKEELLERINQLEAESQIVIKKDKSSLFWELLLRIDSMVINGLVNIEEASSMRKLVKEHEANISVFPLDVLQQGDAEILAELRRFTNKGKRNGLHVIHICTEMAPLVSVGPLASYITGLSCALQEEGYMVEVILPKYSTLDLDEIEGLREIEADAYSYFDGQLHANRIWNGVVSGIGVTLIQPVYYSSMFSRDKVYGYQDDFDRFAYFSRASLDYIAKSGKQPDVLHIHNWQTAIVGPLFWDVFVNQGLEGTRILLTCQDFDKGLVPPEKLELCGLDPAELHRLDRLQDNTNPHFVNILKGGVVYSNKVVIMSSSHSSIPGLEPTLAIHKDKLFFAPFGMDNSMEKDLCCDLHVSAYTSIKNL; encoded by the exons ATGCAAGCAACGGCGAATCTTCCGACGATATGGAATCTGTCGCTTC ATTTCTCTTTCTGCTCTGTTCGATCCGAATTCTTCAG ATCAGAAGGGCATGAAGAGTTTGACAATTCTCAG AAAAGTCTTGGACAATCTTCTAttacaaaagaagcaaaacataagGACATATGGAACCTCTTTAGAGAAGctcaaaaaa ATATAATGATCTTAAACAAACAACGCCTAGCTGCAGTTGACGAGTTAGAACAgctaaagaaagataaagaggAATTGTTAGAGAGGATAAACCAATTGGAGGCAGAAAGTCAGATTGTAATCAAGAAAG ATAAGTCGTCTCTATTCTGGGAGTTGCTTCTCCGTATTGATTCTATGGTTATCAATGGACTAGTTAACATTGAAGAAGCTTCATCCATGAGAAAGCTGGTTAAAGAGCATGAAGCGAACATCTCTGTATTTCCTCTTGATGTCCTGCAACAAGGAGATGCCGAAATTCTAGCAGAACTTAGACGGTTCACAAATAAAGGCAAAAG GAATGGTCTCCATGTGATTCATATTTGCACCGAAATGGCTCCATTAGTTTCTGTTGGACCTTTGGCCTCATATATAACAGGATTGTCTTGTGCACTCCAAGAAGAGGGTTACATGGTTGAAGTTATATTGCCAAA ATATTCTACACTTGATTTGGACGAAATTGAAGGGCTTCGTGAAATCGAAGCCGATGCATATTCTTATTTTGATGGCCAGCTGCATGCAAACCGAATATGGAACGG AGTTGTCTCTGGAATAGGAGTGACACTTATTCAACCAGTGTATTACTCGTCAATGTTTAGCCGTGATAAAGTATACGGGTATCAGGACGATTTTGATAG ATTTGCATACTTCTCTCGTGCTTCATTGGATTACATTGCAAAATCTGGAAAGCAGCCTGATGTTTTACACATTCACAACTGGCAAACTGCAATAGTTGGACCGTTGTTTTGGgatgtttttgttaatcag GGACTTGAAGGTACTAGAATACTCTTGACATGCCAAGACTTTGACAAG GGTCTTGTACCTCCTGAAAAATTGGAGCTATGTGGGCTCGATCCAGCTGAACTTCACCGTCTTGATCGCTTACAAGATAACACAAATCCacattttgttaatattttgaag GGCGGTGTTGTCTACTCCAACAAAGTTGTAATAATGTCATCCTCACATAGCTCAATCCCTGGTCTCGAACCAACTTTAGCTATCCACAA GGACAAGTTGTTTTTTGCTCCCTTTGGAATGGACAACTCAATGGAGAAAGACTTGTGTTGTGACCTTCACGTCTCTGCATATACTTCCATTAAGAACCTATGA
- a CDS encoding UDP-Glycosyltransferase superfamily protein (UDP-Glycosyltransferase superfamily protein; FUNCTIONS IN: starch synthase activity; LOCATED IN: chloroplast; EXPRESSED IN: 24 plant structures; EXPRESSED DURING: 15 growth stages; CONTAINS InterPro DOMAIN/s: Starch synthase, catalytic domain (InterPro:IPR013534); BEST Arabidopsis thaliana protein match is: starch synthase 4 (TAIR:AT4G18240.1); Has 30201 Blast hits to 17322 proteins in 780 species: Archae - 12; Bacteria - 1396; Metazoa - 17338; Fungi - 3422; Plants - 5037; Viruses - 0; Other Eukaryotes - 2996 (source: NCBI BLink).) has product MQATANLPTIWNLSLRGSSSKVHIVNPRHRKSHALHCLRSEGHEEFDNSQKSLGQSSITKEAKHKDIWNLFREAQKNIMILNKQRLAAVDELEQLKKDKEELLERINQLEAESQIVIKKDKSSLFWELLLRIDSMVINGLVNIEEASSMRKLVKEHEANISVFPLDVLQQGDAEILAELRRFTNKGKRNGLHVIHICTEMAPLVSVGPLASYITGLSCALQEEGYMVEVILPKYSTLDLDEIEGLREIEADAYSYFDGQLHANRIWNGVVSGIGVTLIQPVYYSSMFSRDKVYGYQDDFDRFAYFSRASLDYIAKSGKQPDVLHIHNWQTAIVGPLFWDVFVNQGLEGTRILLTCQDFDKGLVPPEKLELCGLDPAELHRLDRLQDNTNPHFVNILKGGVVYSNKVVIMSSSHSSIPGLEPTLAIHKDKLFFAPFGMDNSMEKDLCCDLHVSAYTSIKNL; this is encoded by the exons ATGCAAGCAACGGCGAATCTTCCGACGATATGGAATCTGTCGCTTCGTGGGTCATCCTCTAAAGTCCATATAGTGAACCCTAGGCATCGAAAGTCTCACGCGCTTCATTGTTTGAG ATCAGAAGGGCATGAAGAGTTTGACAATTCTCAG AAAAGTCTTGGACAATCTTCTAttacaaaagaagcaaaacataagGACATATGGAACCTCTTTAGAGAAGctcaaaaaa ATATAATGATCTTAAACAAACAACGCCTAGCTGCAGTTGACGAGTTAGAACAgctaaagaaagataaagaggAATTGTTAGAGAGGATAAACCAATTGGAGGCAGAAAGTCAGATTGTAATCAAGAAAG ATAAGTCGTCTCTATTCTGGGAGTTGCTTCTCCGTATTGATTCTATGGTTATCAATGGACTAGTTAACATTGAAGAAGCTTCATCCATGAGAAAGCTGGTTAAAGAGCATGAAGCGAACATCTCTGTATTTCCTCTTGATGTCCTGCAACAAGGAGATGCCGAAATTCTAGCAGAACTTAGACGGTTCACAAATAAAGGCAAAAG GAATGGTCTCCATGTGATTCATATTTGCACCGAAATGGCTCCATTAGTTTCTGTTGGACCTTTGGCCTCATATATAACAGGATTGTCTTGTGCACTCCAAGAAGAGGGTTACATGGTTGAAGTTATATTGCCAAA ATATTCTACACTTGATTTGGACGAAATTGAAGGGCTTCGTGAAATCGAAGCCGATGCATATTCTTATTTTGATGGCCAGCTGCATGCAAACCGAATATGGAACGG AGTTGTCTCTGGAATAGGAGTGACACTTATTCAACCAGTGTATTACTCGTCAATGTTTAGCCGTGATAAAGTATACGGGTATCAGGACGATTTTGATAG ATTTGCATACTTCTCTCGTGCTTCATTGGATTACATTGCAAAATCTGGAAAGCAGCCTGATGTTTTACACATTCACAACTGGCAAACTGCAATAGTTGGACCGTTGTTTTGGgatgtttttgttaatcag GGACTTGAAGGTACTAGAATACTCTTGACATGCCAAGACTTTGACAAG GGTCTTGTACCTCCTGAAAAATTGGAGCTATGTGGGCTCGATCCAGCTGAACTTCACCGTCTTGATCGCTTACAAGATAACACAAATCCacattttgttaatattttgaag GGCGGTGTTGTCTACTCCAACAAAGTTGTAATAATGTCATCCTCACATAGCTCAATCCCTGGTCTCGAACCAACTTTAGCTATCCACAA GGACAAGTTGTTTTTTGCTCCCTTTGGAATGGACAACTCAATGGAGAAAGACTTGTGTTGTGACCTTCACGTCTCTGCATATACTTCCATTAAGAACCTATGA